The Pyxidicoccus sp. MSG2 DNA segment GGTAGGCCACGACGCGCTCTCCGTAGGCGGAGGCCCAGCACTCGCGCACCTTGTCCAGCACCGCGTCCTCACCGGCGACGTTGGTGAAGGTCTCATGCATGCCCGCGAAGGAGGTGTCCGCGGTGTCCTCGGACGTGGCGGAGGAACGGACGGCGACGGCGCGCTCGCTCCCGAGCTGCCGGTAGGCGCCCAGGAGGGCCGCGCGCACGGAGGCGGGGAGCTGCACCTCGCGCACCAGCGTCTTCAATTCCCTGGAGTGGGCGGCGAGCGACTCCGCATCGTCCGGGTCGATGCGGCGCCACAGCTGCGTCAGGCGGGCGCGGATGGGCTCCAGGGAGGCGGAGAAGGCGGCGGCGGTGACGACGAAGCCCCGGGGGACGGGCAGGCCGGCCCGTGTCAGCTCGCCGAGGTTCGCGCCCTTGCCGCCCGCGATGGCCGTGTCCCCGCGCGACAGGGACTCGAACCAGACGACGGGGGCGGGGGCCTCCTGGCGGGATGCCGTCACCCCTCCGAGGGCGCCATCCGCTGGGGGGCCGTTCCTGGGAGTCGTCGTCCTCTGCATGTCACACGCTCCCCCGGCCGTGGTCCCTGCCGGCCCTACAGCGCAATCTCTGGCCCACCGCCCTCACTGTGCAATTGCGTTCCGAGGCATGGGTACTGGATGGGCTGCCGCGAGGGCGGCTGTCCGCTTCTCGGCGCACCCGCATGAAAGGGAACTCGACCTGTCAGGCTCTCTTGGAGTCGATGGAGGTTGGAAGTCGGATGCCCATGCACGTGGAAGATTGGCGGGTGCAGCCGGAGGCGCTGGGACCTGGGACGGAAGTAGGCTCCTGGCGCGTGGTGGAGCAGCTGGGCGTGGGCGGCTACGGGGCCGTCTACCGGGTGGAGGACCTGGCGTGTCCGGGGGACTTCCATGCGCTGAAGCTCGCCCTGCGGCAGGGGGATGAGCGAGCGGAGCGCGAGGTGCAGTTGCTGATGTCCCGGGCCGTCCACCCGAACGTGGTGCGGCTGCACGCCTGTGGACGCTGGCCGCACCCTCGGACGGGCTACCTCTACTTCGTCATGGACTGGGTTCCGGGTCCGGTGCTTCACATGTGGGTGGAGACGGTGAACCCCTCCTTCCGGCTGCTGGCCGAGAAGGCGGGGAAGGTGGCCCTGGCGCTGGGCGCACTGCACGACAAGGGTGTGCTGCACCGCGACTTCAAGCCCGAGCACGTCCTCATCCGCGAGCAGGACGGCGAGCCCGTGCTCATCGACTTCGGCGTGGGGCGGTACACCGGCGCGGACACCGTCACCTCGGCGGTGCTGCCTCCGGCCACGCTGCACCTGCTCAGCCCCGAGGCGGTGCGCTTCTTCCTCAAGCACTCGCAGCCCCCGGGGGCTCGCTATGAGGCCCGGGCCACGGATGACCTGCACGCGTTGGGGGTCTGCCTCTACCGCCTGGTGACGGGCCACTGGCCGTTCTCGCCCGAGCTGCCTCCGGACCTGCTCTACATGCAGTTGGAAGCGGTGGTGCCCTCCGCCCCCTCGGACTTCCACCGCCGCGTGCCCCGGGCGCTGAGCGACGTCATCATGCGGCTGCTCGCGAAGACGCCCGAGGCGCGCTTCCAGACAGGCCACGCGGTGCAGGCCGCGCTGGTGGCGGCGGTGGCGCTCGGAGACGTCGCGGACTGGGAGCGCACCGTCTTCGACTGGGAGGACGCCCCGGGCGCGGACGGAGAGACCCGGCGGCGCGTCCGACGGCCCGAGGAGCCGGCCCGGTCCGGGCCGCCGCCGCCTCGCAGGCTGGTGCCGGGACCGGAGCTGCCGGCGCCGAGGCTCCCCTTGCGACGCCCGCGAGGCGTGCCGGCCCGGGAGCAATCTCCGCGGCTTCCGGGGCCGCGGCGGCGTGTGTCGTCGGATGCCGCCGTCCTCGTGAATTCGCTGAGCTCCATCATCCTGGGGACGGCGCAGCTTTCCGGAGCATGGCGGCGCGGGTGGCCGTACGTCGCCGTCGTCGTGGTCGCGCTGGGCTTCGTCACCCTGGGGGGGATGGTGCTGCGCGAAGGGGCGCTGCCTTCGCGCACCGAGGCACTCCATGCAGCCGTTCCGGCCCGCGTGGCGGGATTACCTGCCGGGTCGTCCGGTCGTGAAGTGGCGTCCCCCGACACTGGCTCCGCCGCAGCGCCGCCCCGGGCGTCCCTTCCTCCTGCGGCCGTCGCTGCTCCCGCGACGCACGCAGAGGACGAGGCTCCCGTGAAGAAGAAGACGGCCGCTGCACCTTCCACCTCCGCCACGAAGCCCCGGACTCCGGGCCCGGGCTCCATGCGCAAGGCACTCTGCGTGGGCGCCACGTCGGCGGCGCTGGCCTGCGCTGGCACGCCGGTGCGTGCGGATCCGCCGTCCGAGAGCTGTCCTCCGGGTGCGGTGGAGGCCATGGAGCAGCTGGGTATTCGCATTGGCAGCAGCCGCTCCATGATCTTTCCTGGTACGCGGCGCGAAGTCATCACCGTGCGCGACGGCTACACCGAGGTGCGGGTGATGGGGCCATGGGACAAGCTGTCATCGCCCATGCGCCTCCGAGGGCGGCTCATCATCGGCGAGGCGCGCGTGTACGGCCGCATGACCGAGGCGCACACGCCGGATGGGGCGCGCACCCCTGTCTGCATGGAGTTGTATGGCACCGACGACAAGCGCGGTCTTGTCATCAGGCCGGACAGCGGCCCCGACTCCGCCCGTGTCTTCAGCGTTGGAAGCGTGGATGCAGTCAACCACTTCGAGTGACGTCAGGAGACTGGCCGTCGGTGGCTGATGGACGACGGCGACCCGGGCAGGGGGATAGAGAAGGACGCGCGGCTCCAGGCGTGCCGCGAACAAGTGGACCGGATGAGAGTCGAGCGAACGCAACCGGAAGGGCTGTCGGGCCTGATTGCCACCCGACAGCTGGACAGGACGGGTGTCATCGCCATGGAACTCATCGAGGCCACGGCTTCGCAGCCCGGGGATTTCATCAGCGTGTGCACCGCCAGGAG contains these protein-coding regions:
- a CDS encoding serine/threonine protein kinase, producing the protein MHVEDWRVQPEALGPGTEVGSWRVVEQLGVGGYGAVYRVEDLACPGDFHALKLALRQGDERAEREVQLLMSRAVHPNVVRLHACGRWPHPRTGYLYFVMDWVPGPVLHMWVETVNPSFRLLAEKAGKVALALGALHDKGVLHRDFKPEHVLIREQDGEPVLIDFGVGRYTGADTVTSAVLPPATLHLLSPEAVRFFLKHSQPPGARYEARATDDLHALGVCLYRLVTGHWPFSPELPPDLLYMQLEAVVPSAPSDFHRRVPRALSDVIMRLLAKTPEARFQTGHAVQAALVAAVALGDVADWERTVFDWEDAPGADGETRRRVRRPEEPARSGPPPPRRLVPGPELPAPRLPLRRPRGVPAREQSPRLPGPRRRVSSDAAVLVNSLSSIILGTAQLSGAWRRGWPYVAVVVVALGFVTLGGMVLREGALPSRTEALHAAVPARVAGLPAGSSGREVASPDTGSAAAPPRASLPPAAVAAPATHAEDEAPVKKKTAAAPSTSATKPRTPGPGSMRKALCVGATSAALACAGTPVRADPPSESCPPGAVEAMEQLGIRIGSSRSMIFPGTRREVITVRDGYTEVRVMGPWDKLSSPMRLRGRLIIGEARVYGRMTEAHTPDGARTPVCMELYGTDDKRGLVIRPDSGPDSARVFSVGSVDAVNHFE